One Glycine soja cultivar W05 chromosome 2, ASM419377v2, whole genome shotgun sequence genomic region harbors:
- the LOC114385019 gene encoding peptidyl-prolyl cis-trans isomerase FKBP19, chloroplastic-like isoform X2, with the protein MPWRQLCPYLLVMFPSLNLNSQSLDPKNISDSSSSASGRTASCCCAPLFQRRKMLFSSIGIFAGTLCNIPLTGISLAAEFADMPALRGKDYGKTKMRYPDYAETKSGLQYKDLRPGNGPKPKMGETVVVDWDGYTRGYYGRIFEAQNKTKGGSFEGDDKNFVKFKIGYNEDNCAPGTWIS; encoded by the exons ATGCCATGGCGTCAATTATGTCCTTATCTCTTAGTTATGTTTCCCTCCCTAAATCTCAATTCTCAATCTCTG GACCCCAAAAATATCTCCGATTCTTCTTCCTCCGCTTCCG GCAGGACGGCAAGTTGTTGCTGTGCGCCATTGTTCCAACGAAGAAAGATGCTTTTCTCTTCCATAGGCATCTTTGCCGGAACCTTGTGCAACATTCCACTCACCGGAATTTCTTTGGCAGCTGAATTTGCCGATA TGCCAGCGCTTAGAGGGAAGGATTATGGAAAGACAAAAATGCGATACCCAGATTACGCTGAAACTAAATCAGGACTCCAATATAAG GACTTGCGACCGGGGAATGGCCCCAAACCCAAGATGGGTGAGACAGTAGTG GTAGACTGGGATGGCTACACCAGAGGTTATTATGGCCGCATATTTGAAGCACAGAATAAAACCAAGGGTGGTTCCTTTGAG GGCGATGACAAGAACTTTGTCAAATTCAAAATAGGTTATAATGAG GATAATTGTGCCCCCGGAACTTGGATATCCTGA
- the LOC114385019 gene encoding peptidyl-prolyl cis-trans isomerase FKBP19, chloroplastic-like isoform X1 → MPWRQLCPYLLVMFPSLNLNSQSLDPKNISDSSSSASGRTASCCCAPLFQRRKMLFSSIGIFAGTLCNIPLTGISLAAEFADMPALRGKDYGKTKMRYPDYAETKSGLQYKDLRPGNGPKPKMGETVVVDWDGYTRGYYGRIFEAQNKTKGGSFEGDDKNFVKFKIGYNEVIPAFEEVVSGLALGGIRRIIVPPELGYPENDFNKSDPRPTTFSGQRALDFVLRNQDLIDKTLLFDIEL, encoded by the exons ATGCCATGGCGTCAATTATGTCCTTATCTCTTAGTTATGTTTCCCTCCCTAAATCTCAATTCTCAATCTCTG GACCCCAAAAATATCTCCGATTCTTCTTCCTCCGCTTCCG GCAGGACGGCAAGTTGTTGCTGTGCGCCATTGTTCCAACGAAGAAAGATGCTTTTCTCTTCCATAGGCATCTTTGCCGGAACCTTGTGCAACATTCCACTCACCGGAATTTCTTTGGCAGCTGAATTTGCCGATA TGCCAGCGCTTAGAGGGAAGGATTATGGAAAGACAAAAATGCGATACCCAGATTACGCTGAAACTAAATCAGGACTCCAATATAAG GACTTGCGACCGGGGAATGGCCCCAAACCCAAGATGGGTGAGACAGTAGTG GTAGACTGGGATGGCTACACCAGAGGTTATTATGGCCGCATATTTGAAGCACAGAATAAAACCAAGGGTGGTTCCTTTGAG GGCGATGACAAGAACTTTGTCAAATTCAAAATAGGTTATAATGAG GTAATACCAGCTTTTGAAGAGGTTGTTTCGGGCCTGGCTCTTGGGGGCATTAGAAG GATAATTGTGCCCCCGGAACTTGGATATCCTGAGAATGATTTCAATAAGAGTGACCCAAGACCAACAACATTCTCG gGCCAACGAGCCTTGGATTTTGTGTTGAGGAACCAAGATTTGATAGATAAGACTCTCTTGTTTGATATTGAGTTGTAG